From Pelagicoccus sp. SDUM812003, a single genomic window includes:
- a CDS encoding ABC transporter ATP-binding protein gives MSKSFGPRNLFRNVDLSLQSGERLALLGPSGAGKSTLLHCISGVTPLDSGSVTLAGLTLSQMDPEQLAHCRRQHIGTVFQFFHLLPTLSAYENIELPLQLLNQDASRRKRRVEALLKRMGLESRAHAFPDALSGGEMQRVAIARAIAHRPEILFADEPTGNLDQSSGARVLELLREITGEEGTALLMVTHSEEAARICSRRLTLSEGQLIAA, from the coding sequence ATGAGTAAGTCCTTCGGCCCCAGAAACCTATTTCGAAACGTCGACCTGAGCCTGCAGTCCGGCGAGCGGCTTGCTCTGCTGGGGCCCTCCGGGGCGGGAAAATCCACGCTGCTGCATTGCATCAGCGGGGTGACGCCATTGGATTCCGGCAGCGTCACGCTGGCTGGACTGACTTTGAGCCAGATGGATCCGGAGCAGCTCGCCCATTGCCGACGCCAGCACATCGGCACCGTATTCCAGTTTTTCCATCTGCTGCCCACGCTCAGCGCCTATGAAAACATCGAGCTGCCCCTGCAGCTTCTGAACCAGGACGCCTCCCGCAGAAAGCGCCGCGTCGAAGCGCTGCTGAAACGGATGGGGCTGGAGAGCCGGGCGCACGCTTTTCCCGACGCCCTCTCCGGCGGCGAGATGCAGCGCGTCGCCATCGCCAGGGCCATCGCCCATCGGCCGGAAATCCTATTCGCGGACGAACCTACGGGAAATCTGGACCAGAGCTCCGGAGCCCGAGTGCTGGAATTGCTGCGAGAAATCACTGGCGAGGAAGGCACCGCTCTTCTGATGGTGACCCACAGCGAGGAGGCGGCCCGCATCTGCTCCCGCCGACTCACCCTAAGCGAGGGACAGCTGATCGCCGCGTGA
- a CDS encoding FtsX-like permease family protein → MKSSPANSRIGARAFWSLLHRFSLRYWKRHWLKLALLVGIVGLGTGSFLAIGLANRAATRSFDQFAQTVSGRSQVVLTASLGALSLEDLRAIRRALLDSEAALAPQLVRNARLADLTESRYEDSVVTLIGMDLLAASNFLIRYGAKSGFLAPEDEEETSRAPRVFTQESVASEYGWAPDDQIPLYLEDKRIDLRWAGTIPQLDESYESAARVLIIDWQDLASALRSPLQADRVDLIWAGETPEEETIAEAVGSLQQANPGHWIIESQAQRQESGATMTLALRMNLRALSALSLIVAICLVFQAMDSAVARRQGEIATLHSLGVSTRLTRRLWLADAAFIGLLGGTAGLCFGWIMAHASTRLVTQTVNTLYFRASEESLSFSLGEAATALGLTLGFCLIAGWWPARQAARSPLVETMRQSGRRSSYSRLAYLIAAAVLAFLAWRAYLLPPLPAENGHSIPVGGYALALFCIGIAVCLASLSLEGLGALTRPLGRSHATLRMALSQFRKPVTRHRLALSGVTLSVGMTAAMVILIGSFESTVRAWIGNTLQADLFVRSKAVSSMHDSADLSIELYRELEHDARVSDIGSIRSQSVRIQNAPTQLIGFDTDYLHRIDHTTWIDEPENLLDLARGDRAIVNEAFASRFDASVGSVIELPSATKSTSVTVIGIYADYGNENGAIGIDQQPYEELTGQRAPRGIALHVGQPQEIEPLAAELRQRYPAIEVMSNRWLREETLRIFNRVFSITYALQAIGLLISVVGLGSMLASLLIERRGETGALLRIGVSPRQGALATLWEGLGLATLGVASGLSLGAALGLVLVFIINKQSFGWTLALHFPIGSLASLAGLTLAGAACVSYFVGRWSANRPLTNEE, encoded by the coding sequence GTGAAGTCGTCTCCCGCCAACTCCCGCATCGGCGCCCGCGCCTTCTGGTCCTTGCTGCACCGCTTCTCGCTGCGATACTGGAAGCGGCATTGGCTCAAGCTGGCTCTGCTGGTCGGCATCGTTGGCCTGGGCACGGGCAGCTTCCTAGCCATCGGTCTCGCCAATCGGGCCGCCACACGAAGCTTCGACCAGTTCGCCCAAACCGTGTCCGGTCGGAGCCAAGTCGTGCTCACCGCCAGCCTCGGAGCGCTTTCGCTCGAGGACCTCAGGGCGATTCGCCGGGCCCTGCTTGACAGCGAAGCCGCCCTCGCGCCGCAGCTCGTTCGAAACGCCCGACTGGCCGATCTCACCGAAAGCCGCTACGAAGACAGCGTCGTCACGCTGATCGGGATGGACCTTCTCGCTGCATCCAACTTTCTGATACGGTATGGAGCGAAAAGCGGCTTCCTCGCGCCTGAAGACGAAGAAGAGACCTCCAGGGCGCCGCGCGTCTTCACCCAGGAATCCGTGGCGAGCGAATATGGGTGGGCGCCGGACGATCAGATCCCACTCTACCTTGAGGACAAACGCATCGATCTCCGCTGGGCGGGAACCATACCGCAGCTCGACGAGAGCTACGAGAGCGCCGCCCGCGTGCTGATCATCGACTGGCAGGATCTGGCAAGCGCCCTGAGGTCGCCTCTGCAAGCGGACCGAGTGGATCTCATCTGGGCAGGAGAGACGCCTGAGGAAGAAACGATAGCCGAGGCTGTCGGCTCCCTGCAGCAGGCGAACCCAGGTCATTGGATCATCGAATCGCAGGCGCAGCGGCAAGAGAGCGGAGCGACCATGACGCTTGCCCTGCGCATGAACCTCCGAGCGCTTTCCGCTCTCTCGCTCATCGTGGCGATCTGTCTCGTTTTTCAAGCCATGGACAGCGCCGTGGCCCGTCGACAAGGCGAAATCGCCACCTTGCATTCGCTCGGCGTATCCACTCGACTGACACGGCGTCTCTGGCTCGCGGACGCCGCGTTCATCGGTTTGCTGGGCGGAACAGCTGGCCTTTGCTTCGGTTGGATCATGGCTCATGCCTCCACTCGTCTCGTTACCCAAACGGTGAATACGCTCTACTTTCGGGCCAGCGAGGAATCACTCAGCTTTTCGCTCGGTGAAGCCGCCACCGCTCTCGGCTTGACGCTGGGTTTCTGCCTTATCGCTGGCTGGTGGCCTGCCCGACAGGCCGCCCGATCGCCGCTGGTCGAAACCATGCGACAATCCGGACGCCGCTCCTCCTACTCACGCCTCGCCTACCTGATCGCCGCCGCCGTCCTGGCGTTTCTAGCCTGGCGGGCCTACCTGCTTCCACCCTTGCCCGCGGAAAACGGACACTCGATCCCCGTCGGCGGCTACGCCCTAGCCCTGTTTTGCATCGGTATCGCGGTTTGCCTAGCGTCCCTCAGCTTGGAAGGGTTGGGAGCATTGACGCGGCCGCTGGGCAGGAGCCATGCCACCCTTCGCATGGCCCTGAGCCAGTTTCGAAAACCAGTCACCCGGCATCGACTGGCTCTTTCAGGAGTGACCTTGTCCGTAGGAATGACCGCGGCGATGGTCATCCTCATCGGCAGCTTCGAATCCACAGTGCGGGCCTGGATCGGAAACACGTTGCAGGCGGATCTGTTCGTTCGCTCCAAAGCCGTCAGCTCCATGCATGATTCCGCAGACCTATCGATCGAATTGTATCGAGAACTTGAGCACGACGCCCGCGTCTCGGACATTGGCAGCATTCGATCCCAGAGCGTTCGTATTCAAAATGCTCCGACACAACTCATCGGGTTCGACACGGACTACCTCCACCGCATCGACCACACGACCTGGATCGACGAGCCAGAAAACCTGCTGGACCTCGCACGCGGGGACCGAGCGATCGTAAACGAAGCGTTCGCCAGTCGCTTCGACGCGAGCGTCGGCAGCGTGATAGAGCTGCCTTCCGCAACCAAGTCGACGAGCGTCACGGTGATCGGCATATACGCGGACTACGGAAATGAAAACGGGGCCATCGGCATCGACCAGCAGCCCTACGAGGAGCTGACCGGTCAACGGGCTCCTCGCGGCATCGCTCTGCATGTGGGGCAACCGCAGGAGATTGAGCCGCTCGCGGCCGAACTCCGCCAGCGCTACCCGGCGATCGAAGTGATGAGCAACCGCTGGCTGCGCGAGGAAACGCTGCGCATTTTCAATCGCGTCTTCTCCATCACCTACGCCCTGCAAGCCATCGGCCTGCTCATCTCAGTGGTTGGCCTCGGCTCCATGCTCGCCTCCCTGCTCATAGAACGGCGCGGCGAAACCGGAGCGTTGCTACGCATCGGCGTCAGTCCGCGACAGGGAGCTTTGGCCACTCTCTGGGAGGGACTGGGGCTGGCGACGCTCGGGGTGGCGAGCGGTCTCTCGCTCGGGGCCGCTCTAGGCCTGGTGCTCGTGTTTATCATAAACAAGCAATCCTTCGGCTGGACGCTCGCCCTGCACTTTCCTATCGGCTCGCTGGCCAGTCTGGCTGGACTGACCTTGGCTGGAGCCGCCTGCGTATCCTATTTCGTAGGACGCTGGTCAGCGAACCGCCCTCTGACGAACGAAGAATAG
- a CDS encoding FG-GAP-like repeat-containing protein: MKLPKHLRPTPRIFIIAAAAALLSACGPSEADLKLPPPPKTVTEVDLERFVGESIGEPIGERRPWVAHVRAVDLDEDGLLDVIACESKDSEVLWIRQQPDGSFEEIVIASDAQAPVHAEVYDLDLDGDLDVLVSSMNIVFPNNDKIGALIALENDGSENFTQRILLEKVERVVDARAADMDKDGDLDIVVGQFGYDQGEVRWMRNDGNWNYTSEITLRLSGTVNVTIDDYNGDGWLDFAALVSQQWEEIHLFENDAQGGFRKSRVIWGSTNDDYAISGMSSADLNRDGKPDLVFTNGDGFGPNPVPGPRPWHGVQWLENKGNGFFKYNRIGDLGGAYSPLAVDIDHDGDMDVLALSSFNDWSNPKAESMMLYRNDGDMKFTPVVLAYNPIQLLTLDAGDFDGSGRFSLVTGGFHAYTPYERMSRLMIWRPQE, translated from the coding sequence ATGAAGCTGCCCAAACACCTTCGCCCCACCCCACGGATCTTCATCATCGCGGCCGCTGCAGCGTTGCTTTCCGCCTGCGGTCCCTCGGAAGCGGACCTCAAGCTCCCTCCGCCGCCCAAAACCGTCACCGAGGTCGATTTGGAGCGCTTCGTCGGCGAGTCCATCGGCGAGCCGATCGGCGAGCGTCGCCCCTGGGTGGCCCACGTGCGGGCGGTCGATTTGGACGAGGACGGATTGCTCGACGTCATCGCCTGCGAATCGAAGGACAGCGAGGTCCTTTGGATACGCCAGCAGCCGGACGGATCCTTCGAGGAGATCGTCATCGCCTCCGACGCCCAAGCCCCCGTGCACGCGGAGGTGTACGATCTGGATCTGGACGGAGACTTGGACGTGCTGGTCTCCAGCATGAACATCGTCTTTCCCAACAACGACAAGATCGGAGCCTTGATCGCTCTGGAAAACGACGGCTCGGAAAACTTCACCCAACGCATCCTGCTGGAAAAGGTGGAGCGCGTGGTCGACGCCCGGGCGGCCGACATGGACAAGGACGGAGACCTGGATATCGTCGTCGGGCAATTTGGATACGACCAGGGAGAAGTTCGCTGGATGCGAAACGATGGAAACTGGAACTACACCAGCGAAATCACCCTCCGACTTTCCGGCACCGTCAACGTGACCATCGACGACTACAACGGCGATGGCTGGCTCGACTTCGCCGCCCTCGTCTCCCAGCAGTGGGAGGAAATCCACCTCTTCGAAAACGACGCTCAAGGCGGCTTCAGGAAGAGCCGCGTCATCTGGGGGTCCACCAATGACGACTACGCCATCAGCGGCATGAGCTCCGCCGACCTCAATCGCGACGGCAAACCGGATCTCGTATTCACAAACGGAGACGGCTTTGGCCCCAATCCCGTCCCCGGCCCCCGTCCCTGGCACGGGGTGCAATGGCTGGAGAACAAGGGAAACGGATTCTTCAAGTACAACCGCATTGGAGATCTCGGCGGCGCCTACAGCCCCCTGGCGGTCGATATCGACCACGATGGCGACATGGACGTGCTCGCCCTGAGCAGCTTCAACGACTGGTCGAACCCCAAAGCGGAATCCATGATGCTGTATCGAAACGATGGCGACATGAAGTTCACCCCGGTAGTGCTCGCTTACAATCCCATACAACTGCTCACGCTCGACGCTGGCGATTTCGACGGTAGCGGCCGGTTCAGCCTAGTCACCGGAGGTTTCCACGCCTACACGCCCTACGAGAGAATGAGCCGGCTCATGATCTGGCGTCCGCAAGAGTAA
- a CDS encoding DUF4174 domain-containing protein: MAKDPIEALRWEKRIVVYQLESESAREAARARWLEWREDFEERDLVWVNVGKPELSIADGVDLRREQKDEWRRRLAFGEKSGASVEREGASEFVLIGKDGGTKDRQMGELDLPEFFALIDTMPMRLREMRFQRETEAR; the protein is encoded by the coding sequence ATGGCGAAAGACCCAATCGAGGCGCTTCGCTGGGAAAAGCGAATCGTGGTCTACCAGTTGGAGTCCGAGTCCGCGCGGGAGGCGGCTCGGGCTCGCTGGCTCGAATGGAGGGAGGACTTCGAAGAGCGCGATCTCGTTTGGGTGAATGTGGGCAAGCCGGAGCTTTCGATTGCCGACGGAGTGGATTTGCGGCGCGAGCAGAAGGACGAATGGCGGCGTCGGCTGGCTTTCGGCGAAAAGAGCGGAGCGTCCGTGGAGCGGGAGGGAGCGAGCGAGTTCGTGCTGATCGGCAAGGATGGGGGAACAAAGGACCGCCAGATGGGCGAGCTCGATCTGCCGGAGTTCTTCGCCTTGATCGACACCATGCCCATGCGACTCCGGGAGATGCGGTTTCAGCGAGAAACGGAGGCTCGGTGA
- a CDS encoding histidine kinase, whose translation MSPRRSPLRAFLLLFALWTAIGLSFASQFYLSSSLSGYPVTWSQALSYSLVDWYVWAALSVGVLALCRRYPIERLRWSNPLLIHLIASTSIALLYAFIRALVAQAQSWLIGDPASYVELIQPLLFKTYHFNFIVYWVIAAIAHAASYYRKFHERERSALDLERRLTEARLQALQAQLNPHFLFNAMHSISALMHKDVDAADSMLAKLSDLLRLSLKKDKNQTIPLSEEITFLQSYLDIERIRFGDRLATEFDIPAELHTQHVPSFILQPIVENALKHGIAPYARPGKLTISARASERSLQLEVKDNGGGLADHTQDGIGLSNTKTRLSELYGDRQSFSITQRPEGGVRVLITLPLSD comes from the coding sequence GTGTCCCCGAGACGTTCGCCACTTCGCGCCTTCCTGTTGCTGTTCGCCTTGTGGACCGCGATCGGCCTGTCCTTCGCCAGCCAATTCTACCTGTCCAGCAGCTTGTCCGGCTACCCCGTCACCTGGTCCCAAGCGCTCTCCTACTCCCTGGTCGATTGGTACGTCTGGGCCGCCCTGTCCGTGGGCGTGCTGGCGCTCTGCCGCCGCTACCCCATCGAACGGCTGCGCTGGTCCAATCCGCTACTTATCCACCTCATCGCCAGCACCAGCATCGCCCTTCTCTACGCCTTCATCCGCGCCCTGGTCGCTCAAGCTCAAAGCTGGCTCATCGGCGACCCGGCCAGCTACGTCGAGCTCATCCAGCCGCTGCTCTTCAAGACCTACCACTTCAACTTCATCGTATACTGGGTCATCGCTGCGATCGCCCACGCCGCGAGCTACTACCGCAAGTTTCACGAGCGGGAGCGCTCCGCCCTCGATCTGGAGAGGCGCCTGACCGAAGCACGCCTGCAAGCCCTGCAAGCCCAGCTCAACCCGCACTTCCTCTTCAACGCCATGCACAGCATCTCCGCTCTCATGCACAAGGATGTCGACGCGGCGGACTCCATGCTGGCGAAACTCTCCGACCTGCTCCGGCTCAGCCTGAAAAAGGACAAGAACCAGACCATTCCGCTTTCCGAGGAAATCACCTTCCTGCAAAGCTACCTCGATATCGAGCGCATCCGCTTCGGCGACCGACTCGCCACCGAGTTCGACATCCCGGCCGAATTGCACACGCAGCACGTACCCAGTTTCATCCTACAGCCCATCGTGGAGAACGCCCTGAAACACGGCATCGCCCCCTACGCCCGGCCCGGAAAGCTGACCATCAGCGCCCGAGCAAGTGAACGTTCACTGCAACTCGAAGTGAAGGACAACGGTGGAGGCTTGGCAGACCACACCCAGGATGGTATCGGTCTCTCGAATACAAAAACCCGCCTCTCCGAACTCTATGGTGATCGTCAGAGTTTCTCCATCACCCAACGACCCGAAGGAGGCGTTCGCGTTCTTATCACCCTCCCCCTCTCAGACTAA
- a CDS encoding tetratricopeptide repeat protein: MKAKLAIALALVVALVLGLSYWMGQQKTARLVAASVPDIPSDGISHPRLQERIQNATTQANEGSIEGLAELSKLYDANGFTNEAWQCYATLVVVEPQDPLWHYRFGRLLAGYGKLEEATPLFERTIDLDPDYIPARIRLGDTLLKQNRIEEAEAVYRKTLSLDKKNAYASVGLGRVEIARENWSGAKTHLEKATADSNFQIGADLLGDVYEKLGLERQEYQVLETIRWGSYADIPDPWSLDLINDCYDAYQVSIAGGWVVHQGDSRAGLRYLKRAESLDPDNSTIHFQMAGVYMQMSDLEEAERHYQRCVELEPGLADAWLGLMNIAERRQSPTTRRRLLDAALRAAPRSPSLQIEKGKLMLQQNRVDEAIAAFNRSIELRPHEAIGYVELAKAYMSLGRDEEGIEQIKRAIEKEPNNAIAVSTMAYHSIMNGNQSEAVRWLKRLGELPRVGRDHLNQLENAYRRVFGSAP; encoded by the coding sequence ATGAAAGCGAAACTCGCCATCGCGCTCGCACTCGTCGTAGCTCTCGTCCTCGGCCTAAGCTACTGGATGGGACAGCAAAAGACTGCCCGTCTCGTCGCCGCATCCGTCCCGGACATACCCAGCGACGGCATCTCGCACCCTCGCCTGCAAGAACGTATCCAGAATGCTACCACACAAGCGAACGAAGGATCCATCGAGGGCCTAGCGGAACTGAGCAAGCTCTACGATGCCAACGGATTCACCAACGAGGCCTGGCAATGCTACGCCACCCTGGTGGTAGTGGAGCCCCAAGACCCCCTCTGGCACTACCGATTCGGCCGACTGCTAGCCGGCTACGGGAAACTTGAAGAGGCCACTCCGCTCTTCGAAAGGACTATCGACCTCGATCCCGACTACATACCCGCGCGTATCCGTCTGGGAGATACGCTCCTGAAGCAGAACAGGATCGAAGAAGCGGAGGCAGTCTACCGGAAAACGCTTTCCCTGGACAAGAAGAACGCATACGCCAGCGTGGGGCTAGGACGGGTCGAGATCGCCCGGGAGAACTGGAGCGGGGCGAAGACCCATCTCGAAAAGGCCACGGCCGATTCGAACTTCCAGATCGGGGCCGACCTGCTGGGCGACGTCTATGAAAAGCTCGGACTCGAGCGTCAGGAGTACCAGGTGCTGGAAACCATCCGCTGGGGAAGCTACGCGGACATCCCGGATCCCTGGTCGCTCGACTTGATCAACGATTGCTACGACGCCTATCAGGTTTCCATCGCCGGAGGCTGGGTGGTCCATCAGGGCGATTCGAGAGCCGGGCTTCGCTACCTCAAGCGGGCCGAATCGCTAGATCCGGACAATTCCACCATCCATTTCCAGATGGCTGGCGTCTACATGCAGATGAGCGACCTGGAAGAGGCGGAAAGGCACTACCAGCGTTGCGTGGAGCTCGAGCCGGGCCTTGCCGACGCGTGGCTGGGGCTCATGAACATAGCGGAGCGTCGCCAAAGTCCCACTACGCGACGACGCTTGCTGGACGCGGCCCTGAGAGCCGCTCCACGCTCGCCATCGCTCCAAATCGAAAAAGGAAAGCTGATGCTCCAACAAAACCGCGTCGATGAGGCCATCGCCGCGTTCAATCGCTCCATCGAACTGCGTCCGCACGAAGCGATCGGCTACGTCGAGCTAGCCAAAGCCTATATGAGCCTGGGACGGGACGAAGAAGGCATCGAGCAAATCAAACGGGCCATCGAGAAAGAACCGAACAACGCCATCGCCGTATCCACCATGGCATACCACTCCATTATGAACGGAAACCAAAGCGAGGCGGTTCGCTGGCTCAAGCGTCTCGGCGAACTCCCACGGGTGGGTCGGGACCATTTAAACCAGCTGGAAAACGCCTATCGTCGAGTCTTCGGATCGGCTCCTTAA
- a CDS encoding lipocalin-like domain-containing protein yields the protein MLSFFTRITLLSTILATSLASGEDRAPQRDSFPAGDFDQEGFAIATPGVELRFPRDHGSHPSFKTEWWYLTGHLKSVDDAIDLGFQLTFFRSAEEANGKQLYMAHAAVFDKQSDQFYHEERLNSDHWNAHASVGELDVFNGNWHLRMVDADTERMSARFSLAQFGALSLAFVPLKPLTLFGQEGYSRKGDQVGDASYYATFTRLGVTAEATIDGRSHALSGLAWMDHEFSSSQLSPGQIGWDWTSLILDDGSELMAYVMRREDGQTDPRSTLTLIDPDGATTRFDSESFRWEPLRYWESPDSGARYPVEYKVSWDSGDRSGSVVVKPFGDRQELIGALADFTYWEGASQAFDSEGNTIGIGYTELTGYAHSLFGSF from the coding sequence ATGCTCAGCTTTTTCACCCGCATCACCTTGCTCTCCACGATCCTGGCAACCAGCCTGGCCTCTGGAGAAGACCGCGCTCCGCAGCGGGATTCGTTTCCGGCAGGCGACTTCGACCAAGAGGGATTCGCCATCGCCACGCCGGGAGTCGAGCTCCGCTTTCCGCGCGATCATGGCAGCCATCCGTCCTTCAAAACCGAGTGGTGGTACCTCACCGGACACCTGAAGTCGGTAGACGACGCAATCGATCTCGGCTTCCAGCTCACCTTCTTTCGCTCCGCGGAAGAGGCGAATGGAAAACAGCTCTACATGGCTCACGCCGCGGTGTTCGACAAACAAAGCGATCAATTTTATCACGAGGAGCGGCTCAATAGTGATCACTGGAACGCTCACGCGAGCGTCGGCGAATTGGACGTCTTCAACGGCAACTGGCACCTGCGCATGGTGGATGCGGATACGGAGCGCATGTCCGCCCGCTTCTCGCTCGCCCAGTTCGGAGCGCTTTCGCTGGCCTTCGTCCCCCTCAAGCCCCTCACCCTCTTCGGCCAGGAGGGCTACTCCCGCAAAGGCGACCAGGTCGGCGACGCCAGCTACTACGCCACCTTCACCCGTCTCGGCGTCACCGCCGAGGCCACCATCGACGGTAGAAGCCACGCCTTGAGCGGCTTGGCCTGGATGGATCACGAGTTCAGCAGCAGCCAGCTCTCCCCCGGGCAGATCGGCTGGGACTGGACCAGCCTCATCCTTGACGACGGAAGCGAGCTCATGGCCTACGTGATGCGGCGCGAGGATGGGCAAACCGATCCCCGCTCCACGCTGACCCTGATCGATCCGGACGGAGCGACGACTCGTTTCGACAGCGAGTCGTTCCGCTGGGAGCCACTCCGCTACTGGGAGAGCCCGGACTCCGGGGCGCGCTATCCCGTGGAGTACAAAGTGTCATGGGATTCTGGCGACAGATCCGGCAGCGTGGTGGTGAAGCCCTTTGGCGACCGTCAGGAGCTCATCGGAGCCTTGGCCGACTTCACCTATTGGGAGGGAGCCAGCCAAGCCTTCGACTCGGAGGGCAATACGATCGGCATCGGCTACACCGAGCTCACCGGATACGCCCATTCGCTCTTCGGTTCATTCTAA
- a CDS encoding CRTAC1 family protein codes for MHQKTETLQSHRDRSVAPPRVSRALCALWGLCILVVVACFGFFASDRFDAEPPAPRFIDVTKSSGISFAHNNGATSQNLLPETMGSGVAFFDFDNDGDQDLVFANSDYWEWERQPGADPTRLAVYRNDGQGHFEEVAMELGLAVSMYGMGIAAADYDNDGWSDLFLTGVGPNRLFRNLRGNGFVEVSAAAGVRGLENDWSTSAAWVDVDNDGLLDLFVCNYVRWARELGIELAFKLAGIGHGYGPQVNFTGTFPYLYLNRGDGTFREVARSRGMELLEDSGFPAARSLAVAPIDLDDDGWLDLVVANHEAAPFVFRNSGGGRFEEIGSLYGAADGADAAGRSMGIDVARLGQEDELGISLGSFANEMNRVYRNSGDSVVFAETALPDEEIREASLQRFGMFFFDFDLDGRLDLLGVNGFLEKEINRIDPEMDFRRPAQLFWNAGARSAQPFIEVEAERGEPDDLFEPMIGRGSAFADVDGDGSLDVVVTQNGGAPMLLKNEAAEGNNWLRIKLVGTTCNRDAIGAKVEARIGHRVLHGRVMPTRSYLSQSELPVTIGLGKGWKVREVVVRWPDGAIESFCEVPINRQVTLVQGEGEDAS; via the coding sequence ATGCACCAGAAGACCGAAACGCTCCAGAGCCACCGGGATCGATCCGTGGCCCCGCCTCGGGTGTCGCGGGCGCTCTGTGCGCTCTGGGGACTTTGCATCCTGGTGGTGGTGGCCTGCTTCGGCTTCTTCGCCTCGGACCGATTCGATGCGGAGCCGCCCGCTCCGCGCTTTATCGACGTCACCAAATCGTCCGGCATCTCCTTCGCGCACAACAATGGAGCGACCAGCCAGAATCTCCTGCCGGAAACCATGGGAAGCGGGGTGGCGTTTTTCGACTTCGACAACGACGGGGATCAGGATCTCGTATTTGCCAACAGCGACTACTGGGAATGGGAGCGCCAGCCGGGCGCCGATCCAACGCGCCTGGCGGTGTATCGAAACGATGGCCAGGGACATTTTGAAGAAGTGGCCATGGAGCTGGGCTTGGCGGTGAGCATGTACGGCATGGGGATCGCGGCGGCCGACTACGACAACGATGGCTGGAGCGATCTTTTTCTTACCGGTGTGGGGCCGAACCGTCTTTTTCGAAACCTGCGGGGAAACGGCTTCGTGGAGGTGAGCGCCGCGGCGGGCGTGCGTGGGCTGGAAAACGATTGGAGCACGAGCGCGGCGTGGGTGGACGTGGACAATGATGGCTTGCTGGACCTGTTCGTCTGCAACTACGTGCGCTGGGCTCGGGAACTGGGGATCGAGCTCGCGTTTAAGCTGGCGGGGATTGGGCATGGATATGGACCGCAGGTCAACTTCACCGGAACCTTCCCTTATCTGTATTTGAATCGTGGCGACGGAACCTTCCGGGAGGTGGCCCGTTCTCGCGGGATGGAGCTGCTGGAAGACAGCGGTTTTCCGGCGGCTCGGTCCTTGGCGGTGGCGCCGATCGATCTGGATGACGATGGCTGGCTCGATCTGGTGGTGGCCAACCACGAGGCGGCCCCGTTCGTTTTTCGCAACAGCGGAGGGGGGCGATTCGAGGAGATCGGTTCGCTGTACGGCGCCGCGGACGGAGCGGACGCTGCTGGCCGCAGCATGGGTATCGATGTCGCTCGTTTAGGCCAGGAGGACGAGCTGGGCATTTCATTGGGAAGCTTCGCCAATGAGATGAATCGCGTGTATCGAAATTCCGGAGACTCCGTGGTTTTTGCCGAGACTGCTCTGCCCGACGAGGAAATCAGGGAAGCGAGCTTGCAGCGCTTTGGCATGTTCTTCTTCGATTTCGACCTCGATGGGAGATTGGATCTCCTCGGGGTGAACGGCTTTTTGGAAAAGGAGATCAATCGCATCGATCCCGAGATGGACTTTCGCAGGCCGGCTCAACTGTTCTGGAACGCGGGAGCTCGCTCCGCGCAGCCCTTCATCGAGGTGGAGGCCGAAAGGGGAGAGCCGGACGACCTGTTCGAGCCGATGATCGGTCGCGGGTCCGCGTTCGCCGACGTGGATGGCGATGGCAGTCTTGATGTGGTGGTGACGCAAAACGGCGGCGCTCCCATGCTGCTGAAGAACGAAGCTGCGGAGGGGAATAATTGGCTGCGTATCAAGCTAGTGGGCACGACGTGCAACCGGGATGCGATCGGAGCCAAGGTGGAAGCCAGAATCGGGCATCGCGTCCTGCATGGTCGGGTGATGCCGACCCGCAGCTACCTGTCGCAGTCGGAGCTGCCGGTCACGATCGGTCTTGGCAAAGGCTGGAAGGTGAGGGAGGTTGTGGTTCGTTGGCCCGACGGCGCGATCGAGAGTTTCTGCGAGGTGCCGATCAATCGGCAGGTGACGCTGGTGCAGGGAGAAGGTGAGGACGCCAGTTAA